The proteins below are encoded in one region of SAR324 cluster bacterium:
- a CDS encoding NADH:ubiquinone reductase (Na(+)-transporting) subunit B, whose translation MKFLRKALDQAHHHFAKGGKLEKFYAIYEMADTFMFTPPDVTRSASHVRDGMDLKRMMITVAVALTPCMFFAMYNTGYQANMAMMQLGLTSTTGWRGGVMDMLGVGFDPNSIISSMIHGALYFLPVFLVCNIAGGFWEVLFASIRGHEINEGFLVTGMLFPLILPPTIPLWQVAVGISFGVVIGKEVFGGTGKNFMNPALTARAFLFFAYPAQISGNNVWTAVDGFSGATPLGIMAESGIKGVTDAGFTWSQAFMGFIPGSMGETSALACLFGAAILIMTGVGSYRVMLSMLIGGLGIASLLYVIGSQTNPMFGIPPVWHLVVGGFAFGLVFMATDPVSSAMTSTGQWVYGFLIGAMAIVVRSLNPAFPEGVMLAILFGNIFAPVIDYFVVKAHIKRRKLRYVQ comes from the coding sequence ATGAAATTTTTGAGAAAAGCTCTGGATCAGGCGCATCATCATTTTGCCAAGGGCGGAAAACTGGAGAAATTTTATGCCATTTATGAAATGGCTGACACGTTTATGTTCACACCGCCTGATGTCACCCGGTCCGCGTCTCATGTCAGAGATGGCATGGATCTCAAACGGATGATGATCACGGTGGCTGTGGCCTTGACCCCCTGTATGTTTTTTGCCATGTACAACACCGGTTATCAGGCCAACATGGCCATGATGCAACTGGGTTTGACCTCCACAACCGGCTGGCGTGGAGGGGTGATGGACATGCTGGGAGTTGGATTTGATCCGAACAGCATTATTTCCAGTATGATTCACGGTGCCCTCTATTTTTTGCCGGTGTTTCTGGTTTGTAACATTGCCGGAGGGTTCTGGGAGGTTTTATTCGCCTCAATCAGAGGCCATGAAATCAATGAAGGCTTTCTGGTCACAGGGATGCTGTTCCCCTTGATTCTGCCCCCCACAATTCCCTTGTGGCAAGTGGCTGTGGGAATCAGTTTTGGAGTCGTGATTGGAAAAGAAGTATTTGGCGGAACCGGCAAGAATTTCATGAACCCGGCTCTTACCGCACGGGCCTTTCTCTTCTTTGCCTACCCGGCTCAAATATCAGGAAACAACGTCTGGACCGCAGTGGATGGTTTCAGTGGTGCTACTCCTCTGGGGATCATGGCTGAAAGCGGAATCAAAGGCGTTACCGATGCCGGTTTCACCTGGAGTCAGGCTTTCATGGGATTTATTCCCGGTTCGATGGGAGAAACATCCGCACTGGCGTGTCTGTTCGGAGCGGCCATCCTCATCATGACCGGTGTGGGTTCCTATCGGGTGATGCTGTCTATGCTGATTGGTGGGCTTGGGATTGCTTCCTTGCTGTATGTGATTGGGAGCCAGACAAATCCTATGTTTGGAATTCCTCCTGTCTGGCACCTGGTTGTGGGCGGTTTTGCTTTTGGACTGGTGTTCATGGCAACCGATCCGGTTTCTTCTGCGATGACGTCAACAGGACAATGGGTTTATGGATTTTTGATCGGGGCTATGGCGATTGTGGTACGTTCACTCAACCCGGCATTCCCTGAAGGTGTGATGCTGGCAATTCTGTTTGGTAACATCTTCGCGCCAGTCATAGATTATTTTGTTGTCAAGGCTCACATCAAGAGGAGGAAATTGCGCTATGTCCAATAA
- a CDS encoding Na(+)-translocating NADH-quinone reductase subunit A, with product MINIKKGLDLPITGAPEQKIQAGPKVRSVAVMGPDYVGMKPTMAVSEGDRVKLGQVLFTDKMNPEVKYTAPGCGTIKAIHRGEKRVFLSLVIELDGNDEETFTSWEPSKISGMTREQVVENLVNSGLWTALRTRPFSKVPVPSSKPNSIFVTAIDSNPLAAEPTLVINERKPDFNMGLKILSKLTEGSIFLCQSPKANLDGGNAERVIPVGFDGVHPAGLPGTHIHFLDPVHAHKTVWYVNYQDVIAMGHLFLTGKLDVSRVISLAGPVVKSPTLYKTRLGASIEDLAAGKLAEGDNRLISGSVLSGRTATGTMAYLGRYHMQVSALKEGRERFFLGWLGPGFENFSVKPIFLSKLNAAKKFAFTTTTNGSPRAMVPIGMYEKVMPLDIMPTFLLRALITKDGDKAQDLGCLELDEEDLALCTFVCPGKTEYGPILRENLTQIEKEG from the coding sequence ATCATCAATATTAAAAAAGGACTGGATCTCCCGATCACCGGAGCTCCGGAACAAAAAATTCAGGCCGGTCCTAAGGTCAGGAGCGTGGCTGTGATGGGGCCGGATTATGTCGGAATGAAGCCCACCATGGCTGTCAGTGAAGGCGACCGTGTGAAGCTCGGACAGGTTCTGTTTACTGATAAAATGAATCCTGAAGTGAAATATACAGCACCGGGATGCGGCACCATCAAAGCAATACATCGCGGTGAAAAACGGGTGTTTCTATCGCTTGTTATTGAACTGGATGGCAATGATGAAGAAACATTCACCTCCTGGGAGCCTTCTAAAATCAGTGGCATGACCAGAGAACAGGTCGTGGAAAACCTGGTCAATTCCGGTTTATGGACGGCATTGAGAACCCGCCCGTTCAGCAAGGTTCCGGTTCCATCCTCCAAACCCAATTCAATTTTTGTCACAGCGATAGACTCTAATCCGCTGGCGGCTGAACCCACACTGGTCATCAACGAACGCAAGCCCGATTTCAATATGGGCCTCAAAATTTTGTCAAAGCTGACAGAAGGCAGTATATTTCTGTGTCAATCTCCCAAAGCCAATCTGGATGGCGGCAACGCGGAACGGGTGATTCCTGTAGGTTTCGATGGCGTTCATCCGGCAGGATTGCCGGGAACACACATCCATTTTCTTGATCCGGTTCACGCCCATAAAACGGTCTGGTATGTGAATTATCAGGACGTGATTGCCATGGGCCATTTGTTTCTGACAGGGAAACTGGATGTTAGCAGGGTGATCTCGTTGGCGGGCCCTGTTGTCAAGTCCCCGACACTGTACAAAACCCGTTTGGGCGCATCCATTGAGGATCTGGCCGCAGGAAAACTGGCAGAGGGAGACAATCGACTGATTTCAGGATCAGTGCTTTCCGGGCGAACCGCTACAGGCACAATGGCATACCTGGGGCGATACCACATGCAGGTTTCCGCACTCAAAGAAGGGCGTGAACGGTTTTTCCTTGGCTGGCTGGGGCCTGGCTTTGAAAATTTTTCTGTCAAACCCATCTTTTTGTCAAAACTGAACGCCGCGAAAAAATTCGCGTTTACCACCACAACCAATGGAAGTCCCCGCGCAATGGTTCCGATCGGGATGTACGAAAAAGTCATGCCGCTGGACATCATGCCGACCTTTCTGCTTCGTGCACTGATCACAAAGGATGGCGACAAGGCACAAGATCTGGGGTGTCTGGAACTGGATGAAGAAGATCTCGCGCTGTGTACTTTTGTATGCCCGGGAAAAACGGAATATGGTCCTATTTTAAGAGAAAATCTTACCCAAATCGAGAAGGAGGGTTGA
- the nqrE gene encoding NADH:ubiquinone reductase (Na(+)-transporting) subunit E: MEYYLSLLIKSIFIENMALAFFLGMCTFLAVSKKVDTAIGLGVAVVVVQTITVPVNNLIFQHVLKEGALGWAGLPELDLSFLGFISYIGVIAAIVQILEMTLDRFFPALYNALGIFLPLITVNCAIMAGSLFMVERDYNFPESVVFGFGSGFGWALAIVALAGIREKMAYSDVPPGLRGLGITFITAGLMSLAFMCFSGIQL, encoded by the coding sequence TTGGAATATTATCTGAGTTTGCTGATCAAATCGATCTTTATTGAAAACATGGCTTTGGCCTTTTTCCTGGGGATGTGTACTTTTCTGGCAGTCTCCAAAAAAGTGGACACCGCCATAGGTTTGGGCGTTGCGGTTGTTGTGGTACAGACGATCACTGTTCCAGTCAATAACCTGATTTTTCAGCATGTGCTGAAAGAAGGCGCACTGGGATGGGCCGGTTTGCCTGAACTGGATCTGAGTTTCCTCGGATTTATCAGCTATATCGGTGTGATTGCGGCCATTGTCCAGATTCTGGAAATGACTCTCGATCGTTTTTTCCCGGCGCTTTACAATGCGTTGGGTATCTTTCTGCCCTTGATTACAGTGAATTGCGCGATTATGGCTGGATCGTTGTTCATGGTGGAACGAGATTACAATTTCCCTGAAAGTGTCGTGTTTGGTTTTGGTTCCGGCTTTGGTTGGGCACTGGCTATTGTGGCATTGGCAGGCATTCGTGAAAAAATGGCTTACAGCGATGTTCCTCCCGGCTTACGCGGATTGGGGATCACGTTTATTACCGCTGGTTTGATGTCTCTGGCATTCATGTGTTTTTCAGGCATTCAGTTGTAA
- a CDS encoding NADH:ubiquinone reductase (Na(+)-transporting) subunit D, protein MDSKKKVLLSPVFQNNPIALQILGICSALAVTNKLETVIVMAAAVTLVTAFSNAAVSAIRNHIPSSIRIIVQMVIIASLVIVVDQLLKAYAFAISKQLSVFVGLIITNCIVMGRAEGYAMKNGPWMSFLDGIGNGLGYSLVLLLVGIVRELFGAGKLLGFEILKLTTDGGWYVPNGLLVLPPSAFFLIGLLIWALRTWKTDQIEEG, encoded by the coding sequence ATGGATAGTAAAAAAAAGGTATTACTGAGTCCGGTTTTTCAAAACAATCCGATCGCGTTGCAGATTCTGGGAATCTGTTCCGCGCTTGCAGTAACCAATAAACTTGAAACCGTGATAGTCATGGCCGCCGCCGTAACGCTGGTCACCGCTTTTTCCAATGCGGCCGTGAGTGCTATCCGAAACCATATTCCTTCCAGTATCCGGATCATTGTGCAAATGGTGATCATCGCATCGCTGGTGATTGTGGTGGATCAGTTGCTCAAAGCGTATGCGTTTGCTATCAGCAAACAGTTATCCGTCTTTGTGGGCTTGATCATCACCAACTGTATCGTCATGGGACGGGCAGAGGGCTACGCCATGAAAAACGGCCCATGGATGAGTTTTCTCGATGGGATCGGCAATGGTTTGGGATATAGTCTGGTTTTATTGCTGGTAGGCATTGTACGTGAGTTATTTGGTGCTGGAAAACTGTTGGGTTTTGAAATTTTGAAACTCACTACCGATGGTGGCTGGTATGTCCCTAACGGTTTGCTGGTTCTTCCACCCAGTGCGTTTTTTCTGATTGGCCTGCTGATTTGGGCACTTAGAACCTGGAAAACCGATCAAATAGAGGAAGGTTGA
- a CDS encoding Na(+)-translocating NADH-quinone reductase subunit C, with amino-acid sequence MSNNSISKTFIVATLLCVVCSVMVSGAAVFLKPAQERNKALDKKKNILAAAGLYKDESQNIDELFKKVETRLVDLATGTYVSDINATSFDAYAAAKDPKLQVMLTREQDKAGVKRIAKYAPVYLVQEGGIVQTIILPIHGKGLWSTLYGFIALATDTNTVKGLVFYEHGETPGLGGEVDNPLWKAIWPGKTVFDDSWNPVVQILKGAVNPQDAGAIHQVDGLSGATLTSRGIEGLLRFWLGETGFGPYLTKLRQEGGSNG; translated from the coding sequence ATGTCCAATAATTCGATCAGTAAAACATTTATTGTCGCGACATTGCTGTGTGTCGTGTGTTCTGTGATGGTTTCCGGTGCCGCGGTTTTTCTGAAACCCGCACAGGAACGGAACAAGGCCCTGGATAAAAAGAAAAACATTCTGGCGGCCGCGGGATTGTATAAAGACGAAAGCCAGAACATTGATGAGCTTTTTAAAAAAGTGGAAACACGATTGGTGGATCTGGCGACAGGAACGTATGTGTCTGATATCAACGCTACAAGTTTCGATGCTTATGCGGCGGCAAAAGATCCCAAACTTCAAGTGATGCTCACCCGTGAGCAGGACAAGGCTGGCGTTAAACGGATCGCAAAATACGCGCCGGTCTATCTGGTACAGGAAGGCGGGATAGTGCAAACCATCATTCTTCCGATTCATGGAAAAGGGCTATGGTCCACCCTGTATGGGTTTATCGCACTTGCCACAGACACCAACACGGTCAAAGGACTCGTGTTTTATGAACATGGAGAAACCCCAGGACTTGGCGGCGAAGTGGACAATCCCCTGTGGAAAGCAATCTGGCCGGGAAAAACAGTGTTTGATGATTCATGGAACCCTGTGGTTCAGATTCTCAAAGGGGCTGTCAATCCTCAGGATGCCGGCGCGATTCATCAGGTCGATGGACTTTCAGGTGCGACACTGACCTCACGGGGGATCGAAGGCTTATTACGTTTCTGGTTGGGTGAAACAGGTTTCGGCCCATACCTGACAAAACTCAGACAGGAAGGAGGGTCCAATGGATAG